In one window of Phyllopteryx taeniolatus isolate TA_2022b chromosome 23, UOR_Ptae_1.2, whole genome shotgun sequence DNA:
- the spag17 gene encoding sperm-associated antigen 17 isoform X6 has product MAPKAAKKGAAAKKTAAAQGPEVQTWESGLANAHFDEEHWQACVCVLVGRGPHEEELIRVLARAVQQPQRKLFSSLSWEDTEAKIREYGNPKAKKRDAFPQYYEVTEPARELLEAREEISAELMAQIVKFMLLQIKENDQQRRKAEIAAAVPPSTKEKAGPKGKDKKSKEEPPAKPKTKLKRRDDVEPPEYIDDEPTDGPQHYVLLLGFHQPHLAGTLDAAGVHVANVVGLSAAHLPCDEHPEPQEENSEANADEIAAREATAAQAKTLDRFWATLRQVLDDGGPNSRLHNVAQLEYAVPDSLMPFDPQDPDAAMAVATQLFDGVANLIYDCLDWRRQHQHYLDTANFIRVPSVVSGQDSPQPAETGATVSPRSKKSGRPPPPKKAPSSLTTDVDMNHYNGLMEHVPAEACSVPLILHCMLEQVVMSSEQSLQSHVPDDPGPQTAPGLDHHVVAQMLHSVLPQVETEDEGRDLLYSLLTTVQREEDKEMLMEQFDAEETPKRSEQPVIIRHHDERALRLIGITETQGLDPAQEEASMMKRSPAWKLINSVAQRRSNSSCWRAIKQQLQRQCTDDEVSWPQAERFFHQSVFESMLLTGLDENGILGKDCRPLGMVQQTKKHPVNPWDNPLSFAKLKLRNLRKKCPTFLRDASASTEQTSERQAVQLDLSDIQSCRLRSLSDWRYAEHFEAAVFPQVLRSAAQQFRCLDTLRGSHNNVMYIFCHNPMSSDRLCKEFWDVALHTDVKFRTYLEHVADTIADWIEKEELKRQLLDVNRTSSAHASENWTEEDEEPRGPFITKNSLKASRLEEERLKDEEAKKGKKPAKGAPGKKQQAEDAKSAEAKKSDKSAATGGKSKATTDSSATAASDRSLSSKADDKEEAASGFAGFHMEGMLVHLSGCLQYVFPAAGGHVTVETVGYVEGSSMLKVAVRKDGHHFYTHISQVSHAAKNDVKENPAKTTAATGRSFSALLDNGVRLSYGFRRPPEKCKVESVNETERGPQESTGAELTDTPKTDGGPAEAQACEGQSRASPGPFNSLNLSVPSGLLVQFMREDEEQDMLVRLSFHVAGRQHPRLAKEASRTVTGQGAVIRYMRDGSSEVNTAARFAVVVPAHLISLFMLALQVLFADGAISSSSDSGPVWLQEVEEDITDEQNPEKQITSPPRGFWTTTTPRGTRIVTVGSTHERSPGCSLLTYKTSDPVTQETMLSREDLVVTVRKPDGSVSVDHADGTRITTFYRERPPSADDDVGIGVTGRDGHAPGEAATKNAKTHESASAPSKERVVLVENEACATVLMYPERHLAEIWLADGTVITGDNEGDYQVVPSSVGLLHIQSDGKCVYSSGRVRGGLPSYVMSHTDNVACDITDVDGNRFQVSDDGQVTAHNVGPAPRTLQEVDEDEDEDKDTMSKPREHRPRLFLVHEDGSGSELLSSQAVVELLRRAHSDPTAVLLKDPLPDTRGDFGITVLKPSIESARSRWMHAKLDPDLLPQTLRNRSGRDSPRFEAPDSQKAGSPSFATTTAPGLQKRSVAGVAVRSCPKVLEIRELYQRRPLSRRLKNVVDMRLKEYIESLMEKAQRSADVMLKEPRAEAERVLAGVLLSQSLTEEAHEARTIAKRTPGDMGSLYSQAVRAPVEPLDDSEDPATMSSVGCARVKESKWTDTLEQYRFGLIKRHTWRPTFQRGAV; this is encoded by the exons ATGGCGCCCAAGGCAGCTAAGAAAGGTGCAGCGGCCAAGAAGACCGCCGCCGCACAGGGTCCGGAGGTCCAGACTTGGGAGAGCGGGCTCGCCAACGCACATTTCGACGAG GAGCACTGGCAAGCGTGCGTTTGCGTGCTGGTGGGTCGAGGTCCGCACGAAGAGGAGCTGATCCGGGTGCTGGCTCGGGCCGTGCAGCAGCCGCAACGCAAGCTTTTCAGCTCGCTCTCCTGGGAGGACACCGAGGCCAAG ATTCGCGAGTATGGAAACCCCAAAGCAAAAAAACGCGACGCTTTTCCTCAGTACTACGAG GTGACGGAGCCCGCCAGGGAGCTGCTCGAGGCCCGAGAGGAGATCTCTGCGGAGCTCATGGCGCAAATTGTCAAGTTCATGCTCCTGCAGATCAAAGAGAACGACCAGCAGAGGAGAAAAGCAGAGATC GCTGCAGCGGTTCCTCCTTCCACCAAGGAAAAAGCAGGCCCCAAAGGCAAAGACAAGAAGTCAAAGGAGGAGCCACCCGCCAAACCCAAAACGAAGCTGAAACGCAGGGATGACGTGGAGCCGCCCGAGTACATAG ACGACGAGCCGACCGACGGCCCTCAGCACTACGTGCTGCTGCTGGGCTTTCACCAGCCGCACCTGGCGGGGACGCTGGATGCCGCCGGCGTGCACGTCGCCAACGTCGTCGGGCTGAGCGCTGCGCACCTGCCCTGCGACGAGCACCCGGAGCCGCAAGAGGAAAACTCTGAGGCCAACG CGGATGAAATTGCTGCCAGAGAGGCCACGGCGGCGCAGGCCAAGACGCTGGACCGCTTCTGGGCGACTCTGAGACAAGTTCTAGACGACGGAGGGCCAAACTCCCGACTCCACAACGTGGCTCAGCTGGAGTACGCCGTCCCCGATTCGTTGATGCCCTTTGACCCCCAGGATCCCGATGCCGCG ATGGCTGTGGCGACCCAATTGTTTGACGGCGTGGCAAATCTCATCTACGACTGTCTGGACTGGCGCCGGCAGCACCAGCACTACTTGGATACCGCCAACTTCATACGCGTGCCCTCTGTGGTCTCCGGGCAGGACTCTCCACAACCTGCAGAG aCCGGAGCTACTGTGTCCCCGCGCTCTAAGAAGTCAGGACGCCCGCCACCCCCGA AGAAGGCGCCGTCATCTCTCACCACTGATGTGGACATGAACCACTACAATGGCCTTATGGAGCATGTCCCAGCCGAGGCCTGCTCTGTGCCGCTCATCTTGCACTGCATGCTGGAGCAG GTCGTGATGTCGAGCGAACAGTCCCTTCAATCGCACGTGCCCGATGACCCCGGCCCTCAGACTGCTCCCGGTCTGGACCATCACGTGGTCGCCCAAATGCTGCACAGCGTCCTGCCTCAGGTCGAAACAGAAGACGAGGGGAGAGACTTGCTGTATAGTTTGTTGACCACCGTACAGAGAGAAGAAGACAAGGAG ATGCTTATGGAGCAGTTTGATGCAGAGGAGACACCGAAGAGGTCAGAGCAACCCGTCATCATCAGACACCATGATGAAAGGGCACTGCGCTTAATTGGCATAACT GAGACTCAAGGTTTGGATCCAGCCCAGGAGGAGGCTTCCATGATGAAGCGGTCGCCTGCGTGGAAGCTCATCAACTCAGTGGCTCAGCGGCGTTCCAATAGCTCGTGCTGGAGGGCCATCAAACAACAGCTCCAGCGCCAATGCACCGACG ACGAGGTGTCGTGGCCGCAGGCGGAGCGCTTCTTTCACCAGAGCGTGTTTGAGAGCATGCTGCTGACGGGATTGGATGAAAACGGCATTCTGGGAAAAGATTGCAGACCTTTGGGCATggtgcaacaaacaaaaaaacaccccgtAAACCCCTGGGACAACCCGTTGTCTTTCGCCAAGCTGAAGCTTCGCAACCTGCGCAAGAAAT GTCCAACGTTTCTAAGAGACGCCTCTGCTTCTACGGAG CAAACCAGCGAGCGCCAAGCCGTCCAGCTCGACCTGTCCGACATTCAGAGCTGTCGACTGAGGTCCCTCTCAGACTGGCGCTACGCTGAACACTTCGAGGCCGCTGTGTTCCCTCAA GTCCTCCGGTCAGCCGCCCAACAGTTTCGCTGTCTGGACACACTCAGAGGGAGTCATAATAATGTCATGTATATTTTCTGCCACAATCCCATGAGTTCTGATCGCTTGTGCAAGGAATTCTGGGATGTCGCTCTTCACACGGACGTCAAGTTCAG GACGTATTTGGAGCACGTAGCAGACACCATCGCAGACTGGATTGAAAAAGAGGAGCTGAAGAGACAGCTGTTGGATGTCAACCGTACAAGTTCTGCGCATGCTTCAGAAA ATTGGacggaggaagacgaggagccTCGGGGGCCGTTCATCACCAAAAACTCGCTTAAA GCTTCCAGGCTGGAGGAGGAGAGGCTGAAGGACGAGGAAGCCAAGAAAGGCAAGAAGCCGGCAAAAGGGGCGCCGGGCAAGAAGCAGCAGGCGGAGGACGCGAAGTCGGCGGAGGCCAAGAAAAGCGACAAATCCGCCGCCACGGGAGGGAAGAGCAAAGCTACGACCGACAGCTCCGCGACCGCTGCCTCCGACCGCTCGCTTTCCAGTAAAGCGGACGACAAAGAGGAGGCCGCCAGT GGCTTCGCTGGCTTCCACATGGAGGGAATGTTGGTCCATCTGTCAGGGTGTCTCCAGTACGTCTTCCCTGCGGCCGGGGGGCACGTTACCGTGGAGACCGTCGGCTACGTCGAAG GTTCCAGCATGCTGAAAGTGGCCGTGAGGAAGGACGGTCATCACTTCTACACGCACATCAGCCAAGTTAGCCACGCCGCCAAAAATGACGTTAAAG AGAATCCCGCGAAGACCACCGCAGCGACCGGGCGCTCGTTCTCGGCCTTGCTGGATAACGGCGTCCGGCTGTCCTACGGTTTCCGAAGACCACCGGAAAAATGCAAAG TAGAGAGCGTGAACGAAACGGAGAGAGGGCCGCAAGAGTCCACGGGAGCAGAGCTGACAGACACCCCGAAGACCGACGGCGGCCCTGCGGAGGCGCAG GCGTGTGAAGGCCAATCCCGAGCGTCCCCGGGTCCTTTCAACAGCCTCAACCTGTCTGTCCCGAGTGGCCTACTTGTGCAGTTCATGCGTGAAGACG AGGAGCAAGACATGCTGGTGCGACTGAGTTTTCACGTCGCGGGCCGCCAGCACCCCCGTCTGGCCAAAGAGGCGTCCCGCACCGTCACCGGCCAGGGAGCCGTCATCCGATACATGAGGGACGGCTCCAGCGAGGTCAACACGGCGGCACGCTTCGCCGTGGTTGTCCCCGCGCATTTGATTTCGTTATTTATGTTGGCGTTGCAGGTGCTCTTTGCTGACGGCGCGATAAGTTCCAGCTCGGATTCTGGCCCAGTGTGGCTgcaagaagtagaagaagacaTCACCGACG AACAAAATCCCGAGAAGCAGATCACATCTCCGCCACGAGGGTTTTGGACAACGACGACGCCCCGCGGTACTCGAATCGTCACCGTCGGCAGCACACACGAGCGGAGCCCCGGCTGCTCTCTTCTCACCTACAAGACGTCGGACCCGGTCACCCAAGAG ACGATGCTGAGCCGCGAAGATCTGGTGGTGACGGTGCGGAAGCCGGACGGATCCGTGAGCGTGGATCACGCGGACGGCACGAGAATCACCACGTTCTACCGGGAGAGGCCGCCGAGCGCCG ACGACGACGTCGGCATCGGCGTGACCGGGCGAGACGGGCACGCTCCTGGCGAAGCTGCGACAAAGAACGCCAAAACACACGAGTCCGCGAGCGCGCCCAGCAAAGAGAGGGTCGTGCTGGTGGAAAACGAGGCCTGCGCAACCGTGTTGATGTACCCCGAACGGCATCTTGCTGAAATCTGGTTGGCGGATGGGACTGTTATCACCGGGGATaacgagggagattatcag GTGGTCCCGTCCAGCGTCGGCCTCCTGCACATCCAAAGCGACGGAAAGTGCGTTTACTCCAGCGGACGCGTCCGGGGCGGCCTCCCCTCTTACGTCATGAGTCACACTGACAACGTGGCCTGCGACATAACGGACGTGGATGGAAACCGCTTTCAG GTGTCGGACGATGGCCAGGTGACGGCGCATAACGTCGGCCCAGCTCCAAGAACGCTGCAGGAGGTAGACGAGGACGAAGATGAGGACAAAGACACGATGTCAAAGCCGCGAGAACATCGTCCCAG GCTTTTCCTGGTGCACGAGGACGGTTCGGGTTCTGAGCTCCTCAGTAGTCAAGCCGTGGTGGAGCTGCTGCGCCGGGCCCACTCGGACCCCACTGCGGTTCTGCTGAAGGACCCGCTGCCGGACACGCGAG GTGACTTCGGCATCACCGTCCTGAAGCCCAGCATCGAGAGCGCACGGTCCAGGTGGATGCACGCCAAGCTGGACCCCGACCTCTTGCCTCAGACCCTCCGGAACCGTAGCGGGCGTGACTCCCCCCGTTTTGAGGCACCAGACAGTCAA AAGGCTGGCAGTCCTTCATTTGCGACCACGACGGCGCCCGGCCTGCAAAAACGAAGCGTAGCCGGTGTCGCTGTACGCAGCTGCCCCAAAGTCCTGGAAATCAGGGAACTGTACCAACGCCGGCCCTTAAGCAGAAGGCTCAAAAACGTGGTGGACATGCGACTGAAG GAATATATCGAGAGTTTGATGGAGAAGGCGCAGCGGTCCGCGGACGTGATGCTCAAGGAGCCTCGCGCCGAAGCCGAGCGAGTCCTCGCTGGTGTTCTGCTCAGTCAG TCTCTTACAGAGGAAGCGCATGAAGCCCGCACCATTGCGAAAAGGACCCCAG GCGACATGGGCAGCCTGTACAGCCAAGCCGTGCGAGCGCCGGTCGAGCCGTTGGACGATTCGGAGGATCCCGCCACCATGTCCAGCGTCGG CTGTGCCCGTGTCAAGGAGTCAAAGTGGACAGACACGCTGGAGCAGTACAGGTTCGGACTCATTAAGCGCCACACGTGGCGCCCGACTTTTCAA AGAGGAGCTGTTTGA
- the spag17 gene encoding sperm-associated antigen 17 isoform X5: MAPKAAKKGAAAKKTAAAQGPEVQTWESGLANAHFDEEHWQACVCVLVGRGPHEEELIRVLARAVQQPQRKLFSSLSWEDTEAKIREYGNPKAKKRDAFPQYYEVTEPARELLEAREEISAELMAQIVKFMLLQIKENDQQRRKAEIAAAVPPSTKEKAGPKGKDKKSKEEPPAKPKTKLKRRDDVEPPEYIADEIAAREATAAQAKTLDRFWATLRQVLDDGGPNSRLHNVAQLEYAVPDSLMPFDPQDPDAAMAVATQLFDGVANLIYDCLDWRRQHQHYLDTANFIRVPSVVSGQDSPQPAETGATVSPRSKKSGRPPPPKKAPSSLTTDVDMNHYNGLMEHVPAEACSVPLILHCMLEQVVMSSEQSLQSHVPDDPGPQTAPGLDHHVVAQMLHSVLPQVETEDEGRDLLYSLLTTVQREEDKEMLMEQFDAEETPKRSEQPVIIRHHDERALRLIGITETQGLDPAQEEASMMKRSPAWKLINSVAQRRSNSSCWRAIKQQLQRQCTDDEVSWPQAERFFHQSVFESMLLTGLDENGILGKDCRPLGMVQQTKKHPVNPWDNPLSFAKLKLRNLRKKCPTFLRDASASTEQTSERQAVQLDLSDIQSCRLRSLSDWRYAEHFEAAVFPQVLRSAAQQFRCLDTLRGSHNNVMYIFCHNPMSSDRLCKEFWDVALHTDVKFRTYLEHVADTIADWIEKEELKRQLLDVNRTSSAHASENWTEEDEEPRGPFITKNSLKASRLEEERLKDEEAKKGKKPAKGAPGKKQQAEDAKSAEAKKSDKSAATGGKSKATTDSSATAASDRSLSSKADDKEEAASGFAGFHMEGMLVHLSGCLQYVFPAAGGHVTVETVGYVEGSSMLKVAVRKDGHHFYTHISQVSHAAKNDVKENPAKTTAATGRSFSALLDNGVRLSYGFRRPPEKCKVESVNETERGPQESTGAELTDTPKTDGGPAEAQACEGQSRASPGPFNSLNLSVPSGLLVQFMREDEEQDMLVRLSFHVAGRQHPRLAKEASRTVTGQGAVIRYMRDGSSEVNTAARFAVVVPAHLISLFMLALQVLFADGAISSSSDSGPVWLQEVEEDITDEQNPEKQITSPPRGFWTTTTPRGTRIVTVGSTHERSPGCSLLTYKTSDPVTQETMLSREDLVVTVRKPDGSVSVDHADGTRITTFYRERPPSADDDVGIGVTGRDGHAPGEAATKNAKTHESASAPSKERVVLVENEACATVLMYPERHLAEIWLADGTVITGDNEGDYQVVPSSVGLLHIQSDGKCVYSSGRVRGGLPSYVMSHTDNVACDITDVDGNRFQVSDDGQVTAHNVGPAPRTLQEVDEDEDEDKDTMSKPREHRPRLFLVHEDGSGSELLSSQAVVELLRRAHSDPTAVLLKDPLPDTRGDFGITVLKPSIESARSRWMHAKLDPDLLPQTLRNRSGRDSPRFEAPDSQKAGSPSFATTTAPGLQKRSVAGVAVRSCPKVLEIRELYQRRPLSRRLKNVVDMRLKEYIESLMEKAQRSADVMLKEPRAEAERVLAGVLLSQSLTEEAHEARTIAKRTPGDMGSLYSQAVRAPVEPLDDSEDPATMSSVGCARVKESKWTDTLEQYREELFEVKACVDALRKKFIVPYFHPENISLHQSLLLPGSPDMRRPILTMSDDTAEAFERDDLQEEQHVIVAPPPSNQTPHSASHTAARSSRVPGTSPPTAAAPSLRTDSSGPLRSGRANVSGRPGRPSVRLPPSIVSSKPFSVPNRHFRSVEEPVRRRCRTISLADPNTITRGFELRPSSVDFGLRRDGTHSAVTVVMKNVGVDTCRFHVKQPPISSGLRVKYHPGPVPAGLRVQLKIELFAMCDAHEGYTDPAKYISQDIVIPTETDIIFLPVTATVLPESLHDVWLRDGPGRCSGRPSGAPEESRKPASSRGPASAAGAWHHTRTASL; this comes from the exons ATGGCGCCCAAGGCAGCTAAGAAAGGTGCAGCGGCCAAGAAGACCGCCGCCGCACAGGGTCCGGAGGTCCAGACTTGGGAGAGCGGGCTCGCCAACGCACATTTCGACGAG GAGCACTGGCAAGCGTGCGTTTGCGTGCTGGTGGGTCGAGGTCCGCACGAAGAGGAGCTGATCCGGGTGCTGGCTCGGGCCGTGCAGCAGCCGCAACGCAAGCTTTTCAGCTCGCTCTCCTGGGAGGACACCGAGGCCAAG ATTCGCGAGTATGGAAACCCCAAAGCAAAAAAACGCGACGCTTTTCCTCAGTACTACGAG GTGACGGAGCCCGCCAGGGAGCTGCTCGAGGCCCGAGAGGAGATCTCTGCGGAGCTCATGGCGCAAATTGTCAAGTTCATGCTCCTGCAGATCAAAGAGAACGACCAGCAGAGGAGAAAAGCAGAGATC GCTGCAGCGGTTCCTCCTTCCACCAAGGAAAAAGCAGGCCCCAAAGGCAAAGACAAGAAGTCAAAGGAGGAGCCACCCGCCAAACCCAAAACGAAGCTGAAACGCAGGGATGACGTGGAGCCGCCCGAGTACATAG CGGATGAAATTGCTGCCAGAGAGGCCACGGCGGCGCAGGCCAAGACGCTGGACCGCTTCTGGGCGACTCTGAGACAAGTTCTAGACGACGGAGGGCCAAACTCCCGACTCCACAACGTGGCTCAGCTGGAGTACGCCGTCCCCGATTCGTTGATGCCCTTTGACCCCCAGGATCCCGATGCCGCG ATGGCTGTGGCGACCCAATTGTTTGACGGCGTGGCAAATCTCATCTACGACTGTCTGGACTGGCGCCGGCAGCACCAGCACTACTTGGATACCGCCAACTTCATACGCGTGCCCTCTGTGGTCTCCGGGCAGGACTCTCCACAACCTGCAGAG aCCGGAGCTACTGTGTCCCCGCGCTCTAAGAAGTCAGGACGCCCGCCACCCCCGA AGAAGGCGCCGTCATCTCTCACCACTGATGTGGACATGAACCACTACAATGGCCTTATGGAGCATGTCCCAGCCGAGGCCTGCTCTGTGCCGCTCATCTTGCACTGCATGCTGGAGCAG GTCGTGATGTCGAGCGAACAGTCCCTTCAATCGCACGTGCCCGATGACCCCGGCCCTCAGACTGCTCCCGGTCTGGACCATCACGTGGTCGCCCAAATGCTGCACAGCGTCCTGCCTCAGGTCGAAACAGAAGACGAGGGGAGAGACTTGCTGTATAGTTTGTTGACCACCGTACAGAGAGAAGAAGACAAGGAG ATGCTTATGGAGCAGTTTGATGCAGAGGAGACACCGAAGAGGTCAGAGCAACCCGTCATCATCAGACACCATGATGAAAGGGCACTGCGCTTAATTGGCATAACT GAGACTCAAGGTTTGGATCCAGCCCAGGAGGAGGCTTCCATGATGAAGCGGTCGCCTGCGTGGAAGCTCATCAACTCAGTGGCTCAGCGGCGTTCCAATAGCTCGTGCTGGAGGGCCATCAAACAACAGCTCCAGCGCCAATGCACCGACG ACGAGGTGTCGTGGCCGCAGGCGGAGCGCTTCTTTCACCAGAGCGTGTTTGAGAGCATGCTGCTGACGGGATTGGATGAAAACGGCATTCTGGGAAAAGATTGCAGACCTTTGGGCATggtgcaacaaacaaaaaaacaccccgtAAACCCCTGGGACAACCCGTTGTCTTTCGCCAAGCTGAAGCTTCGCAACCTGCGCAAGAAAT GTCCAACGTTTCTAAGAGACGCCTCTGCTTCTACGGAG CAAACCAGCGAGCGCCAAGCCGTCCAGCTCGACCTGTCCGACATTCAGAGCTGTCGACTGAGGTCCCTCTCAGACTGGCGCTACGCTGAACACTTCGAGGCCGCTGTGTTCCCTCAA GTCCTCCGGTCAGCCGCCCAACAGTTTCGCTGTCTGGACACACTCAGAGGGAGTCATAATAATGTCATGTATATTTTCTGCCACAATCCCATGAGTTCTGATCGCTTGTGCAAGGAATTCTGGGATGTCGCTCTTCACACGGACGTCAAGTTCAG GACGTATTTGGAGCACGTAGCAGACACCATCGCAGACTGGATTGAAAAAGAGGAGCTGAAGAGACAGCTGTTGGATGTCAACCGTACAAGTTCTGCGCATGCTTCAGAAA ATTGGacggaggaagacgaggagccTCGGGGGCCGTTCATCACCAAAAACTCGCTTAAA GCTTCCAGGCTGGAGGAGGAGAGGCTGAAGGACGAGGAAGCCAAGAAAGGCAAGAAGCCGGCAAAAGGGGCGCCGGGCAAGAAGCAGCAGGCGGAGGACGCGAAGTCGGCGGAGGCCAAGAAAAGCGACAAATCCGCCGCCACGGGAGGGAAGAGCAAAGCTACGACCGACAGCTCCGCGACCGCTGCCTCCGACCGCTCGCTTTCCAGTAAAGCGGACGACAAAGAGGAGGCCGCCAGT GGCTTCGCTGGCTTCCACATGGAGGGAATGTTGGTCCATCTGTCAGGGTGTCTCCAGTACGTCTTCCCTGCGGCCGGGGGGCACGTTACCGTGGAGACCGTCGGCTACGTCGAAG GTTCCAGCATGCTGAAAGTGGCCGTGAGGAAGGACGGTCATCACTTCTACACGCACATCAGCCAAGTTAGCCACGCCGCCAAAAATGACGTTAAAG AGAATCCCGCGAAGACCACCGCAGCGACCGGGCGCTCGTTCTCGGCCTTGCTGGATAACGGCGTCCGGCTGTCCTACGGTTTCCGAAGACCACCGGAAAAATGCAAAG TAGAGAGCGTGAACGAAACGGAGAGAGGGCCGCAAGAGTCCACGGGAGCAGAGCTGACAGACACCCCGAAGACCGACGGCGGCCCTGCGGAGGCGCAG GCGTGTGAAGGCCAATCCCGAGCGTCCCCGGGTCCTTTCAACAGCCTCAACCTGTCTGTCCCGAGTGGCCTACTTGTGCAGTTCATGCGTGAAGACG AGGAGCAAGACATGCTGGTGCGACTGAGTTTTCACGTCGCGGGCCGCCAGCACCCCCGTCTGGCCAAAGAGGCGTCCCGCACCGTCACCGGCCAGGGAGCCGTCATCCGATACATGAGGGACGGCTCCAGCGAGGTCAACACGGCGGCACGCTTCGCCGTGGTTGTCCCCGCGCATTTGATTTCGTTATTTATGTTGGCGTTGCAGGTGCTCTTTGCTGACGGCGCGATAAGTTCCAGCTCGGATTCTGGCCCAGTGTGGCTgcaagaagtagaagaagacaTCACCGACG AACAAAATCCCGAGAAGCAGATCACATCTCCGCCACGAGGGTTTTGGACAACGACGACGCCCCGCGGTACTCGAATCGTCACCGTCGGCAGCACACACGAGCGGAGCCCCGGCTGCTCTCTTCTCACCTACAAGACGTCGGACCCGGTCACCCAAGAG ACGATGCTGAGCCGCGAAGATCTGGTGGTGACGGTGCGGAAGCCGGACGGATCCGTGAGCGTGGATCACGCGGACGGCACGAGAATCACCACGTTCTACCGGGAGAGGCCGCCGAGCGCCG ACGACGACGTCGGCATCGGCGTGACCGGGCGAGACGGGCACGCTCCTGGCGAAGCTGCGACAAAGAACGCCAAAACACACGAGTCCGCGAGCGCGCCCAGCAAAGAGAGGGTCGTGCTGGTGGAAAACGAGGCCTGCGCAACCGTGTTGATGTACCCCGAACGGCATCTTGCTGAAATCTGGTTGGCGGATGGGACTGTTATCACCGGGGATaacgagggagattatcag GTGGTCCCGTCCAGCGTCGGCCTCCTGCACATCCAAAGCGACGGAAAGTGCGTTTACTCCAGCGGACGCGTCCGGGGCGGCCTCCCCTCTTACGTCATGAGTCACACTGACAACGTGGCCTGCGACATAACGGACGTGGATGGAAACCGCTTTCAG GTGTCGGACGATGGCCAGGTGACGGCGCATAACGTCGGCCCAGCTCCAAGAACGCTGCAGGAGGTAGACGAGGACGAAGATGAGGACAAAGACACGATGTCAAAGCCGCGAGAACATCGTCCCAG GCTTTTCCTGGTGCACGAGGACGGTTCGGGTTCTGAGCTCCTCAGTAGTCAAGCCGTGGTGGAGCTGCTGCGCCGGGCCCACTCGGACCCCACTGCGGTTCTGCTGAAGGACCCGCTGCCGGACACGCGAG GTGACTTCGGCATCACCGTCCTGAAGCCCAGCATCGAGAGCGCACGGTCCAGGTGGATGCACGCCAAGCTGGACCCCGACCTCTTGCCTCAGACCCTCCGGAACCGTAGCGGGCGTGACTCCCCCCGTTTTGAGGCACCAGACAGTCAA AAGGCTGGCAGTCCTTCATTTGCGACCACGACGGCGCCCGGCCTGCAAAAACGAAGCGTAGCCGGTGTCGCTGTACGCAGCTGCCCCAAAGTCCTGGAAATCAGGGAACTGTACCAACGCCGGCCCTTAAGCAGAAGGCTCAAAAACGTGGTGGACATGCGACTGAAG GAATATATCGAGAGTTTGATGGAGAAGGCGCAGCGGTCCGCGGACGTGATGCTCAAGGAGCCTCGCGCCGAAGCCGAGCGAGTCCTCGCTGGTGTTCTGCTCAGTCAG TCTCTTACAGAGGAAGCGCATGAAGCCCGCACCATTGCGAAAAGGACCCCAG GCGACATGGGCAGCCTGTACAGCCAAGCCGTGCGAGCGCCGGTCGAGCCGTTGGACGATTCGGAGGATCCCGCCACCATGTCCAGCGTCGG CTGTGCCCGTGTCAAGGAGTCAAAGTGGACAGACACGCTGGAGCAGTACAG AGAGGAGCTGTTTGAGGTGAAGGCGTGCGTCGATGCTCTGAGGAAGAAGTTCATCGTGCCGTACTTTCACCCAGAAAACATCTCATTACACCAG agTCTTCTCCTCCCTGGAAGTCCAGACATGAGGAGGCCCATCTTGACGATGTCAGACGACACGGCGGAAGCCTTCGAGAGGGACGACCTGCAAGAAGAGCAGC ACGTCATTGTAGCGCCACCGCCCTCGAACCAGACACCTCATTCCGCCAG TCACACGGCGGCGAGGAGCAGCAGGGTGCCAGGAACGTCGCCTCCAACCGCAGCAG CTCCGAGCCTTCGGACGGACTCCTCCGGGCCGTTGAGGTCGGGCCGGGCGAACGTAAGCGGGCGGCCCGGGCGGCCGAGCGTCAGACTTCCGCCGTCGATTGTCAGCTCCAAACCCTTCAGTGTGCCCAATCGCCAC tTCCGCTCTGTGGAGGAGCCAGTGCGGCGCAGGTGTCGCACCATTTCACTGGCTGACCCAAATACTATAACCAGAGGCTTCGAGCTGCGCCCGTCCAGCGTGGACTTCGGTTTGCGGAGGGACGGCACGCACTCTGCCGTCACCGTGGTCATGAAGAACGTGGGCGTCGACACCTGCAG GTTCCACGTGAAACAGCCTCCGATCTCTTCAGGCCTTCGTGTCAAGTACCATCCGGGGCCC GTGCCGGCGGGTCTGCGAGTCCAACTGAAAATCGAGCTGTTTGCCATGTGCGATGCGCACGAGGGCTACACGGATCCGGCCAAGTACATCTCCCAGGACATCGTCATCCCCACGGAGACCGACATCATCTTTCTGCCCGTCACAGCCA CCGTGCTTCCTGAGAGCTTGCACGACGTTTGGTTGCGAGACGGCCCCGGCCGGTGCAGCGGGAGACCCTCGGGGGCCCCCGAAGAGTCCCGGAAGCCGGCCAGCTCTCGAGGGCCGGCCTCTGCTGCCGGCGCAT ggCACCATACACGCACTGCTAGTCTGTAA